CTGACTAAAAATCAATCTACTGTTATTGACGATACAAAATGGCTTGTGAATACCACTGGCCGGTTACAACCGTTTCATCAACCATTAAGATAACGTAATAATCGGCTTTCGCAGCGACGGCTTTCGCTCTGATTTCATCTATTGCATCATCCGGGGAGCCCCGAACCAGCGCGCTTACGGTCCCCATCCGCTGTAGTCCTTGCGTTTGATCGCGACGGATTTCCTGCGGGTGATCGGCGACAGGCGGCGCAGGTTGCGGCGTACCCTGCAGCACGCTACACGCGCTTAATAACAGCGCTGCTATCAATGAAGCAAACCGACGCATAACTCTATCTCGTTTCCTGATAATCATAGTGTAATGCCTTATTGATTTCCCTTTAGGGGGAATGTTCCCGAAGTGTTACCTGTCACGCGATTTTCGAATGAAAACGTTGCGAAAGTGTAACCCAGTTCTCAAACATTATGAATTATTGCGCTATCCATAAACTTGCGTTAAGTATTTCTCCGTGGCATACCGGATAAAAAGGAGAGAATAATGATAGCGATTGAAACACGACAATTAGCCGGAGGCGTCGTACTACATGCCTTCCCGGAAGGGAAACGCGCCGTGCCGCTTCCCTGTGTGGTGTTCTATCATGGCTTCACCTCCTCCAGCCTGGTTTATAGTTATTTTGCCGTTGCCCTGGCACAGGCAGGATTCCGGGTAGTCATGCCGGATGCGCCGGAGCATGGCGCTCGCTTCGGCGGCGACTCACAGGGACGAATACACCGATTCTGGCAGATTCTGCACCAAAACATGCAGGAATTTACGACGTTACGTGCGGCGATTCAGGCGGAAAACTGGCTACTTGACGGGCGGTTGGCGGTGGGCGGCGCATCCATGGGCGGTATGACGGCGCTGGGCATTATGACGCGTCACCGAGAGGTAAAATGCGGGGCCAGTTTAATGGGGTCGGGCTATTTTACCGGGCTCGCCCGGACGCTTTTCCCGCCGTTATCCCCGCAGAACCCGGCACAGCAGGCGGAATTCGACAATATCATCGCGCCGCTACGTGAATGGGAAGTCACACACCAGTTAGAGCGACTGGCCGACAGGCCGCTTCTGTTGTGGCATGGTCAGGAGGATGACGTGGTGCCTGCTATCGAAACCTTCCGGCTCCAGCAGGCACTCGCCGCGGCGAAGCTGGATAAGCATGTGACCTGTTTATGGGCCGCAGGCGTGCGGCATCGCATTACGCCAGAAGCGTTGTCGGCGACGGTAGCGTTTTTCCGACAGCATCTTTAAACGCGGAGTATGCTTACACCCTGGGCTTCAAGCTGTTGCAAAACCTGCGGATTGGCATTTTTGCCGGTAATCAGCATAGCGATCTGATCGGCGCGGCTG
This DNA window, taken from Salmonella enterica subsp. enterica serovar Typhimurium str. LT2, encodes the following:
- the yjfP gene encoding putative hydrolase of the alpha/beta superfamily (similar to E. coli orf, hypothetical protein (AAC77147.1); Blastp hit to AAC77147.1 (249 aa), 71% identity in aa 1 - 249), whose protein sequence is MIAIETRQLAGGVVLHAFPEGKRAVPLPCVVFYHGFTSSSLVYSYFAVALAQAGFRVVMPDAPEHGARFGGDSQGRIHRFWQILHQNMQEFTTLRAAIQAENWLLDGRLAVGGASMGGMTALGIMTRHREVKCGASLMGSGYFTGLARTLFPPLSPQNPAQQAEFDNIIAPLREWEVTHQLERLADRPLLLWHGQEDDVVPAIETFRLQQALAAAKLDKHVTCLWAAGVRHRITPEALSATVAFFRQHL
- the yjfO gene encoding putative lipoprotein (similar to E. coli orf, hypothetical protein (AAC77146.1); Blastp hit to AAC77146.1 (142 aa), 78% identity in aa 34 - 142) — translated: MIIRKRDRVMRRFASLIAALLLSACSVLQGTPQPAPPVADHPQEIRRDQTQGLQRMGTVSALVRGSPDDAIDEIRAKAVAAKADYYVILMVDETVVTGQWYSQAILYRQ